The following coding sequences lie in one Sedimentibacter sp. MB35-C1 genomic window:
- a CDS encoding HutD family protein, whose translation MKEKIIKKENFVTTKWAGGETTQLAIYPYDSVFSNKDFLWRISSATFTSTESTFSDFTGYQRYILPLNGELSLKHSRLYDRSLRKYDVEYFDGSWNTFSKNTLDCRDYNFIVKSGFLSKMQILNEKEEYLLKKSEVVTFFSVNEFTLELPEHGGKRKVDGFSLYIIETDNEDKVKILNAKLPVIITEFATGK comes from the coding sequence ATGAAAGAAAAAATTATTAAAAAGGAAAACTTTGTGACCACAAAATGGGCCGGCGGAGAAACTACACAGCTGGCAATTTATCCGTATGATTCTGTGTTTTCTAATAAGGATTTTTTGTGGAGAATTTCATCTGCAACCTTTACTTCAACAGAATCTACATTTTCGGATTTTACCGGATACCAGAGATATATTCTGCCCTTAAATGGAGAGCTTAGCTTGAAGCACAGCAGACTTTATGACAGAAGCCTCAGAAAATACGATGTTGAATACTTCGACGGATCATGGAACACTTTTTCAAAGAATACTCTGGACTGCAGAGATTATAATTTCATTGTAAAAAGCGGATTTCTTTCTAAAATGCAAATACTTAACGAGAAGGAAGAATATCTTCTTAAAAAATCAGAAGTTGTAACATTCTTCTCTGTAAATGAGTTTACTTTAGAGCTGCCAGAGCATGGTGGCAAAAGGAAAGTAGATGGATTTTCATTATACATTATAGAAACTGATAATGAAGACAAAGTAAAAATTTTAAACGCTAAGTTACCTGTAATTATTACTGAATTTGCAACAGGTAAGTAA
- a CDS encoding cyclodeaminase/cyclohydrolase family protein, which translates to MDYKSVLELILDTDDVTVGGGSASALSGALACGLIGMVCKLSTKKDFGISSESQLEYAKELEELREKLLAGIVDDANAYGVIINAYKLPKGTEEEKEIRKKAIADAGVVGATAPMENAKLCRRIYDIGAELEGKTNPNCNSDIVIGREMAKIGTNGCLINIEANLPLVKDEEKLEEFNRVIKELKIY; encoded by the coding sequence ATGGACTATAAAAGTGTATTAGAGCTGATTTTAGATACAGATGACGTTACAGTTGGAGGAGGCAGTGCCTCAGCCTTATCTGGAGCTTTAGCCTGTGGACTTATAGGGATGGTTTGCAAGCTGTCCACAAAGAAGGATTTTGGAATATCTTCTGAAAGCCAATTGGAGTATGCGAAGGAGCTTGAAGAATTAAGAGAAAAGCTGTTGGCCGGGATAGTGGATGATGCCAATGCGTATGGTGTTATAATCAATGCGTACAAGCTTCCTAAAGGAACTGAAGAAGAAAAAGAAATAAGGAAAAAAGCAATCGCTGATGCAGGAGTAGTTGGAGCTACTGCTCCAATGGAAAATGCAAAACTTTGCCGAAGGATTTACGATATTGGAGCAGAGCTGGAAGGCAAGACTAATCCAAACTGTAATTCCGACATAGTAATCGGACGTGAGATGGCGAAGATAGGAACCAATGGATGCTTAATAAACATTGAGGCTAACCTTCCGCTGGTTAAGGACGAAGAGAAACTAGAAGAGTTCAATAGAGTGATAAAGGAACTTAAAATATATTAG
- a CDS encoding transporter substrate-binding domain-containing protein: protein MFRRVDKMIKKATVLLILILFMNTAIAYGFSDTDTFRVAGDIQFPPYEFLDSDGIYKGFNVDLLKAISLVTGMEFEFMPMKWEDAFYSIERNQADIIQGMKESDDRRARFNFTDSLLLNSQSVFVRNNNYSINDNSNLVNKVVSVLREDIVYLELSMIKDITIIQYDTMEEATEALINGEVEAMVGNTLTVNYICKENNWIDQIKIVGQKLNEQKYSMAVSKDNPQLLRKLNEGLDEIQNNGMYDVLHRKWFGTPIKNTSKETEMKIKMLLFFLFILSLIVLSVQLINRKLNRIIEEKTREEKLLINELRNYDKLQFMDKIISSLAHEIRNPLTSIKIYTTQMKNKMDNKEFMLAAAEDIPEEIDRIDDLIKEFMEYTSPRKPQIKVLNLKNELENAIKFIKLQIRDINIDLKIPEDIYIEFDLSHFKQTIINIILNSKDALIGTENPTIKINGYVDGKNVNIEIVDNGCGMDDESLDYIFEPFYTTKDNGNGVGMFIVKKLVEENGGKIVAGNNKKTSGLFVFLTVRMGVKNED, encoded by the coding sequence ATGTTTAGAAGGGTAGATAAAATGATTAAAAAAGCTACTGTTTTACTTATATTGATACTTTTTATGAATACAGCCATTGCCTACGGCTTCTCAGATACAGATACTTTTAGAGTAGCCGGAGATATCCAATTTCCCCCTTATGAGTTTTTGGACAGCGACGGTATTTACAAAGGATTTAACGTAGATTTGCTTAAAGCGATAAGTCTTGTAACAGGCATGGAGTTTGAATTTATGCCGATGAAATGGGAGGATGCCTTTTATTCCATAGAAAGAAACCAGGCAGATATTATCCAGGGTATGAAAGAATCTGACGATAGGAGGGCCAGGTTTAATTTTACAGACTCTCTACTCCTTAATTCCCAATCAGTTTTTGTAAGGAATAATAATTACTCGATTAATGATAATTCTAACCTTGTAAACAAAGTTGTGTCTGTACTGAGGGAGGATATTGTATATCTTGAATTGAGCATGATTAAAGATATAACAATAATTCAGTATGATACCATGGAGGAGGCAACTGAGGCCCTAATTAACGGTGAGGTAGAAGCCATGGTTGGAAATACCCTTACTGTTAATTATATTTGCAAGGAAAACAACTGGATTGACCAGATTAAAATTGTTGGGCAGAAGCTTAATGAGCAAAAGTATTCTATGGCGGTTTCAAAGGACAATCCACAATTATTAAGAAAGCTGAATGAAGGATTAGATGAAATACAAAATAATGGTATGTATGATGTATTACACAGGAAGTGGTTCGGGACACCTATAAAAAATACAAGTAAAGAAACTGAAATGAAAATTAAAATGCTTTTATTTTTTTTATTTATACTTTCATTAATAGTTCTCAGCGTTCAATTGATTAACAGGAAGCTAAACAGAATAATAGAAGAAAAAACCAGAGAGGAAAAACTCCTTATAAATGAGCTGAGAAATTATGACAAGCTTCAATTTATGGATAAAATAATATCCTCTCTTGCGCATGAAATTAGAAACCCTTTAACATCAATAAAAATTTATACAACTCAAATGAAGAATAAAATGGATAATAAGGAATTTATGCTTGCAGCTGCAGAAGATATTCCTGAAGAAATAGACAGAATAGATGATCTGATTAAAGAGTTTATGGAGTACACTTCTCCGAGAAAACCGCAAATTAAAGTATTGAATCTTAAAAACGAATTAGAAAATGCTATTAAATTTATTAAATTGCAAATTAGAGATATTAATATAGATTTGAAAATCCCTGAGGATATTTATATTGAGTTTGATTTAAGTCACTTTAAGCAAACTATTATAAATATTATTCTAAACAGTAAGGATGCACTTATTGGTACTGAGAATCCAACTATAAAAATAAATGGATATGTTGATGGCAAAAATGTAAATATTGAGATTGTAGACAATGGATGTGGGATGGATGATGAGTCCTTAGACTATATATTTGAACCGTTTTATACCACAAAAGATAATGGAAATGGTGTAGGTATGTTTATTGTTAAAAAACTTGTGGAAGAAAACGGAGGAAAAATTGTAGCTGGAAATAATAAGAAGACCAGCGGGTTATTTGTATTTTTAACAGTAAGGATGGGAGTAAAAAATGAAGACTAA